In one Achromobacter spanius genomic region, the following are encoded:
- a CDS encoding hemagglutinin repeat-containing protein: MTIVAQGAGKDSDITVTGSNLSAGNNAVLKAEGDIVLQAARNVFEQKTDSKSSSASIGIGYSTGGQQNGFTLELGASVGRGKANGRDESWTNSNITAGNVLAIQSGGDTTLKGAAGKADQIIASVGGNLLLESLQDSSKYDSKNKSAGFGVSLCIPPYCYGSSSAWANAGAGKMNSDFKTVTEQTGLWAGDGGFLIDVKNNTTLLGSVIASSDRAVADGLNKLTTGTLVAQDLKNTAKYSGSQVSIGGSFGFGGSAKAGDSGLGTTKGGQVAGGASKDAGSSISTGSSGFGMGTPVVVAASGNSSSTTQSGISGGTIVIRDEAGQLALTGKTAAETIASLNRDTTDTLNALKPIFDKEKIEAGFEIASEAQRQVGQFLTNRAKEKQAAEKALSDAIETGGANDAASMSALMDQAQRAQDWSAGGKYGLVLLALSGAAGANVTGSTSAFVQSAAVNYLQGLGAAQVKQIADSLGRDPQSEAARAALHGIVGCAGAAGQGAACASGALGASAGSILNSLMGSPEGLTPEQVEARRNLVTSLVAGIASAAGADAATAGTAAALETSQNGAQLAIPAVGAAAAKCATTPSCQRAVTYVLDKTVYVAVQMKDGAIYVGTAALVGITAASDAVGNWVTEFVGSAVGRETALPGKPGDVVRVDTPPPLPSEKETFGSEIPVWPGDAVGPIGVPGSGEADVDSGGTISTPNNGPIVVDPIFSRSKELEQRAKELGYTNRISPQRAPFDSHGQVVFWNGKNYITPDVDGHNVSDGWKVFDRRGNRVGTYDRDLNRIKK, translated from the coding sequence CTGACCATCGTCGCCCAAGGAGCCGGCAAGGACTCGGACATCACCGTCACGGGCTCGAACCTGTCGGCGGGTAATAACGCGGTGCTCAAGGCTGAAGGCGACATCGTGCTGCAAGCGGCGCGCAACGTGTTCGAGCAGAAGACGGACAGCAAGAGCAGTAGCGCCAGCATCGGCATCGGTTATTCCACAGGCGGTCAGCAAAACGGATTCACCCTCGAACTGGGCGCCTCGGTTGGACGCGGAAAGGCCAACGGTCGCGACGAAAGCTGGACCAACAGCAATATCACGGCAGGCAACGTACTCGCCATCCAGTCGGGCGGGGACACGACCTTGAAGGGCGCGGCGGGCAAGGCCGACCAGATCATCGCGTCGGTCGGTGGCAACCTGCTACTTGAGAGCCTGCAAGACAGTAGCAAGTACGACTCCAAGAACAAGAGCGCGGGCTTTGGCGTGAGCCTGTGTATCCCGCCGTACTGCTACGGTTCAAGCAGCGCATGGGCCAACGCCGGCGCCGGCAAGATGAACAGCGACTTCAAGACGGTCACTGAACAGACGGGCTTGTGGGCGGGCGACGGCGGTTTCCTGATCGACGTCAAGAACAACACCACCTTGCTCGGCAGCGTCATTGCCAGCAGCGACCGCGCGGTGGCTGACGGCCTGAACAAGTTGACGACGGGGACGCTGGTCGCGCAGGACCTGAAGAACACCGCCAAGTACAGCGGTAGCCAGGTGTCGATTGGTGGGAGCTTCGGGTTCGGCGGAAGCGCCAAGGCGGGCGACTCAGGGCTGGGCACGACCAAGGGCGGCCAGGTAGCCGGCGGCGCATCGAAGGACGCGGGTTCGTCGATATCGACGGGCAGCAGCGGCTTCGGCATGGGCACGCCCGTGGTGGTGGCTGCCAGCGGCAACAGTAGTTCGACCACACAAAGCGGCATCAGCGGCGGCACGATCGTCATTCGTGACGAGGCGGGGCAGTTGGCCCTGACCGGCAAGACGGCAGCGGAGACGATCGCGTCGTTGAATCGGGACACGACCGATACGTTGAATGCGCTGAAGCCGATTTTTGACAAGGAGAAGATCGAGGCGGGGTTTGAGATTGCGTCGGAGGCCCAGCGGCAGGTGGGGCAGTTTTTGACGAATCGGGCGAAGGAGAAGCAGGCGGCAGAGAAGGCGCTATCTGACGCGATCGAGACAGGCGGAGCCAACGACGCGGCAAGCATGAGCGCGCTCATGGATCAGGCGCAACGCGCTCAGGATTGGAGTGCTGGTGGCAAGTACGGCTTGGTCTTGTTAGCGTTGTCGGGCGCGGCTGGCGCAAACGTGACGGGATCGACCAGCGCATTTGTGCAGTCGGCCGCGGTGAACTACCTTCAAGGTCTTGGGGCAGCCCAGGTGAAGCAGATCGCCGATAGCCTAGGCAGGGATCCGCAATCGGAGGCTGCGCGCGCGGCGTTGCACGGCATCGTGGGATGCGCGGGCGCCGCAGGCCAAGGTGCAGCCTGCGCTTCGGGCGCCTTGGGTGCGAGCGCGGGCAGCATCCTCAACAGCCTGATGGGCTCGCCCGAGGGCCTAACCCCCGAGCAAGTCGAAGCGCGGCGCAATCTGGTCACAAGTCTGGTGGCTGGCATAGCGAGCGCTGCGGGAGCGGATGCGGCAACGGCGGGTACTGCGGCAGCGCTGGAGACATCGCAGAACGGGGCGCAGCTCGCAATCCCTGCGGTTGGCGCGGCGGCGGCTAAGTGTGCAACGACGCCGAGTTGCCAGCGAGCAGTCACGTACGTGTTGGACAAGACCGTCTACGTTGCCGTGCAAATGAAGGACGGCGCCATCTATGTGGGAACTGCTGCGCTGGTGGGTATTACCGCTGCGTCTGACGCGGTAGGAAACTGGGTGACAGAATTCGTGGGCAGCGCGGTGGGGCGCGAGACGGCGCTGCCGGGTAAGCCTGGCGATGTGGTGAGGGTGGATACGCCGCCGCCACTGCCTTCCGAGAAGGAGACGTTTGGTTCGGAGATCCCGGTTTGGCCGGGTGATGCGGTTGGGCCGATTGGGGTGCCAGGCAGCGGGGAGGCGGACGTCGACAGCGGAGGTACGATCAGTACTCCAAACAATGGTCCTATTGTCGTCGATCCGATCTTTAGCAGAAGCAAGGAGTTGGAGCAAAGGGCCAAAGAACTGGGCTATACGAATAGAATTTCCCCGCAAAGGGCTCCGTTTGACTCGCATGGGCAAGTCGTATTCTGGAATGGGAAAAACTACATTACGCCCGATGTTGACGGTCATAATGTGTCAGATGGTTGGAAGGTATTTGATCGTCGCGGAAACAGAGTCGGCACGTACGATCGAGACTTGAATAGGATAAAAAAATGA
- a CDS encoding hemagglutinin repeat-containing protein yields the protein MAGRNIAVGVAGLAQAAGTLTTTAQGTLLAAGSMLAGITQTLSAGDGMTVDGTVAALQGDLTLDTQRGDLVMGAASSLQAGATLTATSGGALTALGSTAAGQGMTLRAGTDATLGGIAATQGGDVTINANGNLTTTADGRIQAADAINLQAGGALQNAGILSAAGAASLRAGTTLDNAGSVLAGGDVNAVTSGALGNTGRFIAGVGADGTLSLPGSVNLTAAFITHPGISAAGKDMTLVADGMDLSGGNLSAIGKLALNSPGDLATRNAVLHGGSLDITAANLRNQGGKLTSAGDATLKLGGELDNTAGLIAAASNVQIEAARVGNAGGTLAGGDLTLTTAGAVDNRGGLIQADGTLTLSAASLDNSATLTAAAAPPKGVLAKVAAIVADRVNNQGGSISAGQDLTVTTDELDNAGGEVAAQRYATVEAAVLKNHQGKVMAGERLAVMIQNLQGLGTLQSAQDLSFTYTGSLNQTGTIAAGRDLSMSVGGAMDNSATVSAGRDLSITAASLNNQASGELLAGRTNTINVANGLTNSGLIDGGSTNITAGRLDNFGRIYGDTIAIRAGELVNGAGAGGGAVIASRGDLDLGVGSLVNRSHALIYSGADLRIGGALDANRKAIGQAASLLNASATIEAAGNAAISAASLQNVNTNYVSQVVPVMTVPKLYVTPAGTTDVYDMETNWFCDQVTPMCGKVPEWLDDDPERRFLLPSSKYPASRYGPPFDYVQSKKGRAGETAPIPITHIPESVTCSGGDNGGDCWTIPESFVYSSDARVWAVFGVTPPSGSMPVWVPPQQECRGKEACAAEAARRQAYEDAYAAYKAPHVELDRRIREFNADFNNRLVATFTYYQVEETVTETRTVSSDPGKILSGGAMTLSGTVTNDKSQIAAGGALTVSGPAINNIGAGGQRIVTRTGTATVTQARDRDRKEYSSAYQQTLAAQAIELPVGTSGGNVSVSLSGAAPGASGATAPGPVLIASLGLPGGSVVRSVSNPATIPDSQLFAVGGTPDAPYVVATDPRFVGNRPTVSSDYLFDLLQQPGAPVGNAGASGSVNAGLGSRPGGLNALIPAGAKFLTPSGQPRRLGDGFYEQKLVADQILATTGQRFLEGFGDNDSQYKQLLANGAQFALDNGVKLGAALTEAQQRQLTTDLVWLVEQTITLPDGTTETVLVPQVYLLVREGDLKGDGTLMAGRDVKLAADGDINNSGTIGARDATVMTAANIVNQAGGLIQGAVVNLAAREDLTNLVSLIKGDNVALSAGRDIALTSTSASENNGATWGSYISGVSRVDAGNLSMQAGRDLTMTAAQVTAKDDVRLQAGRDINLATREESHGESLVRNKKNRHDLSTSKEIGSSIAADGNVTLIAGQDVNARAADVTAGEQLAVGAGRDINLIAGVQSGSAYDETHYKTKGFLSSKTTHTKTALDWEQALSTTFTGDTAVLMAGRDLTVAGSNVGAQKDLVMSADRDVNILAGQNAEDSYDYKMVKKSGFGAMGGFSYGSSKQTDSLDSKKVFHSASTVGSVEGDVLINAGNALNITGSNVIARQGDITLIGKEVNIGAALDTTQEKEFHEIKQTGLSINANTPLVDAMQTAGKMGDAAGKTDNKVMQGLALATTGLAAVNAYDAVAADPKSAGGVSVSINFGVSKSQSTTDRASSSVLGSTVAAGKDLTIVAKGAGSASDVTVTGSRLSAGNNAIIKADGDILLQAAQNTFEQHTKNKSYNGSVGIGVSASSEKGIGVMLNIGAGGGRGRADGKDINWTYTDVVAGNVLALQSGGDTSLIGATASADQIIASVGKNLRIETLQDTSTYDAKQQSAGIQASICIYGYCKSSVSGNVSQGRMDSNFQTATQQAGLKAGDGGFLVSVGQNTTLIGGVISSSEQAVADGLNQLSTGTLIVKDLQNTARYKADQVALSGGYSWGGSGGGEAKQGDVGTNSKGQAAGGADKVPGTSLPTNSNGMSAGMPVVVAASGNADSTTYSAISGGSVVIRDGAGQLALTGKTAAETIAALNRDTSDTLNALKPIFDKEKIEAGFEIASEASRQMGQFLTNRAKEIDALKARAKDQTLSQAEREQAAAAAEKLDSEWGPSGSYRRVVGAISAGAAGNVTGSAGAFVQAAAVNYFQGLGASQVKKLADSMGDGADSEAARALLHGIVGCAGAAASSGNCSSGALGAAASSVLAKLIGMAAGDELSAEEREARGNLIASIVASISEATSVDTTTSTIAAVTELTNNALTLSDLKRFGAEASSCEAFGNCDEVQEKFRKLSIETQETMIAVCAADPNRCRELYGDFVEQVTEYREELDKLSGMDLPAGLRNDVAIYFLHNAEAVSMVLHTEIAADLQKRYGVSSETAIRLVAAASAVAGSIKGVKATDVVGGVPQITLNRQSGVAFERQVTEALGHVGGVKNTNPVTVQLPNGAQVTTIPDLWGTNVGGLLEVKNVQNLSMSNQLRAQIQAATAIGQPLNLVVSPRTNNISRELLRQVRGTGGDVFRYNPTTGDLTKF from the coding sequence ATGGCGGGCCGCAACATCGCGGTTGGCGTGGCGGGTCTGGCGCAAGCCGCAGGCACACTCACCACTACCGCACAGGGCACGCTGCTTGCCGCGGGCAGCATGCTGGCGGGCATCACGCAAACGCTCAGCGCGGGCGACGGCATGACCGTGGATGGCACCGTCGCGGCCTTGCAGGGCGACCTGACGCTGGACACGCAGCGCGGCGACCTGGTCATGGGCGCCGCGTCGAGTCTGCAGGCGGGCGCAACACTGACCGCCACATCGGGCGGCGCGCTGACCGCCTTGGGATCGACCGCCGCCGGCCAAGGCATGACGCTGCGCGCGGGCACGGACGCCACGCTGGGCGGCATCGCCGCCACGCAGGGGGGCGACGTGACCATCAACGCGAACGGCAATCTCACTACCACCGCCGATGGCCGCATCCAGGCCGCTGACGCGATCAATCTGCAAGCAGGCGGCGCGCTGCAGAACGCCGGCATCCTGTCGGCGGCGGGCGCGGCCAGCCTGCGCGCGGGAACCACGCTTGATAACGCCGGCTCGGTGCTGGCGGGCGGCGATGTCAACGCCGTCACCAGCGGTGCGCTGGGCAACACCGGCCGCTTTATCGCGGGCGTAGGCGCAGACGGCACGCTTAGCCTGCCGGGCAGCGTCAACCTGACCGCCGCCTTCATCACCCATCCGGGCATCAGCGCGGCTGGCAAGGACATGACACTTGTCGCGGACGGCATGGACCTGTCCGGCGGCAACCTTTCCGCCATCGGCAAGCTGGCGCTGAATTCGCCCGGCGACCTTGCCACGCGCAACGCCGTCCTGCATGGCGGCAGCCTTGACATCACCGCCGCCAACCTGCGCAACCAGGGCGGCAAGCTGACGTCTGCTGGCGACGCCACGTTGAAGCTGGGCGGCGAATTGGACAACACCGCGGGACTGATCGCCGCCGCCAGCAACGTGCAAATTGAAGCGGCGCGCGTCGGCAATGCCGGCGGCACGCTGGCGGGCGGGGATCTCACCCTGACCACGGCCGGGGCCGTTGACAACCGGGGGGGGCTGATCCAAGCCGACGGCACCCTGACGTTGAGCGCCGCCAGCCTGGACAACAGCGCCACGCTGACCGCCGCCGCCGCGCCGCCCAAAGGGGTGCTTGCCAAGGTGGCCGCCATCGTTGCCGACCGCGTCAACAATCAGGGCGGCTCCATCAGCGCGGGCCAGGACCTGACCGTCACCACCGACGAACTGGACAACGCCGGCGGCGAAGTCGCCGCGCAGCGCTACGCCACGGTCGAGGCCGCCGTCCTGAAGAACCACCAGGGCAAGGTCATGGCGGGCGAGCGTCTTGCCGTCATGATCCAGAACCTGCAAGGTCTGGGTACCCTGCAATCCGCGCAAGATTTGTCCTTTACCTACACGGGCTCGCTCAACCAGACCGGTACCATTGCCGCCGGCCGCGACCTGAGCATGTCCGTCGGCGGCGCCATGGACAACAGCGCCACCGTCAGTGCCGGCCGTGACCTGAGCATCACGGCCGCCTCGCTCAACAACCAGGCCAGTGGCGAACTGCTGGCCGGGCGCACCAACACCATCAACGTCGCCAATGGCCTGACCAATTCCGGCCTGATCGATGGCGGCTCCACCAACATCACCGCCGGCCGCCTGGACAACTTCGGCCGCATCTATGGCGACACCATCGCCATTCGCGCGGGTGAACTCGTCAACGGCGCGGGCGCCGGCGGCGGCGCCGTCATCGCCTCACGCGGCGATTTGGACCTGGGCGTGGGATCGCTGGTGAACCGCAGCCATGCGCTGATCTATTCCGGCGCGGACTTGCGCATCGGCGGCGCGCTGGATGCCAACCGCAAAGCCATAGGCCAGGCCGCGTCGTTGCTGAACGCATCGGCCACGATCGAGGCGGCAGGGAACGCGGCGATTTCGGCTGCGTCGTTGCAGAACGTCAACACGAACTACGTCAGCCAGGTAGTGCCTGTGATGACGGTCCCCAAGCTGTACGTGACACCGGCGGGCACGACCGACGTGTACGACATGGAGACCAACTGGTTCTGCGACCAGGTCACACCGATGTGCGGCAAGGTTCCGGAATGGCTGGATGACGATCCCGAGCGCCGTTTCCTGCTGCCTTCGAGCAAGTATCCGGCATCGCGATACGGGCCGCCGTTTGATTACGTGCAGAGCAAAAAGGGCCGCGCCGGCGAGACCGCGCCAATACCAATTACCCATATCCCCGAATCCGTAACGTGTTCTGGCGGGGATAACGGTGGCGATTGCTGGACCATTCCCGAATCATTCGTCTACAGCTCAGATGCTCGTGTATGGGCCGTCTTCGGCGTCACGCCGCCTTCTGGGTCGATGCCGGTCTGGGTGCCGCCGCAGCAGGAGTGCCGCGGCAAGGAGGCATGCGCTGCTGAAGCGGCCCGCCGCCAGGCCTACGAAGATGCCTACGCCGCGTATAAAGCTCCGCATGTTGAGCTGGACCGGCGCATTCGCGAATTCAACGCCGACTTCAACAACCGCCTGGTCGCCACCTTCACCTACTACCAGGTCGAAGAAACCGTCACAGAAACCCGCACCGTCTCGTCCGACCCCGGCAAGATCCTGTCGGGTGGCGCCATGACGCTGAGCGGCACCGTCACCAACGACAAGAGCCAGATCGCCGCGGGCGGCGCCCTGACCGTCTCTGGTCCCGCCATCAACAACATCGGCGCCGGCGGGCAGCGAATCGTCACAAGGACAGGGACGGCCACCGTCACCCAGGCCCGTGACCGCGACCGCAAGGAATATTCCAGCGCCTACCAGCAAACCCTGGCTGCGCAGGCCATTGAACTGCCGGTCGGCACTTCCGGCGGCAACGTCTCTGTCTCGCTGAGCGGCGCGGCCCCCGGCGCCAGCGGCGCCACCGCGCCCGGCCCCGTCCTGATCGCCAGCCTTGGCCTGCCTGGCGGCAGCGTCGTGCGCAGCGTATCCAACCCGGCCACCATCCCGGACAGCCAACTTTTCGCCGTGGGCGGCACACCCGACGCGCCCTACGTCGTCGCTACCGACCCGCGCTTTGTCGGCAACCGCCCAACAGTTTCCAGCGACTATCTGTTCGACCTGCTGCAACAGCCCGGCGCACCCGTCGGCAACGCTGGCGCGTCCGGCTCCGTCAACGCCGGCCTGGGCAGCCGCCCCGGCGGCCTGAACGCCCTGATTCCCGCCGGCGCAAAATTCCTGACCCCGTCCGGCCAGCCCCGCCGCCTGGGCGACGGCTTCTATGAACAGAAGCTCGTCGCCGATCAGATCCTGGCCACCACCGGCCAGCGCTTCCTGGAAGGCTTTGGCGACAACGACAGCCAGTACAAGCAGTTGCTTGCCAACGGCGCGCAATTCGCCTTGGACAACGGCGTCAAGCTTGGCGCGGCGCTGACCGAAGCGCAGCAACGCCAACTGACCACCGACCTGGTCTGGTTGGTCGAACAGACCATCACGCTGCCCGACGGCACCACCGAGACCGTGCTGGTGCCGCAGGTGTACCTGCTGGTGCGCGAAGGCGACCTGAAGGGCGACGGCACCCTGATGGCTGGCCGCGACGTCAAGCTTGCGGCCGACGGCGACATCAACAACAGCGGCACCATCGGCGCGCGCGACGCCACCGTCATGACGGCCGCCAACATCGTCAACCAAGCCGGCGGCCTGATCCAGGGCGCCGTCGTCAACCTGGCTGCACGCGAGGACCTGACCAACCTGGTGTCGCTGATCAAGGGCGACAACGTCGCGCTGTCGGCGGGCCGCGACATCGCGCTGACATCCACATCGGCATCGGAAAACAACGGCGCGACCTGGGGTTCGTACATCTCGGGCGTGTCGCGCGTGGATGCCGGCAACCTCAGCATGCAGGCGGGTCGCGACCTGACCATGACGGCGGCGCAAGTCACCGCCAAGGACGACGTGCGTCTGCAAGCGGGCCGGGATATCAATCTGGCCACGCGGGAGGAGAGCCACGGCGAGTCGCTCGTGCGCAACAAGAAGAATCGGCATGACCTGAGTACCAGCAAGGAAATCGGTTCAAGCATTGCCGCTGATGGCAACGTCACGCTGATCGCGGGGCAGGACGTCAACGCGCGCGCGGCTGACGTCACGGCCGGCGAGCAATTGGCCGTTGGCGCAGGCCGCGACATCAACTTGATCGCCGGAGTGCAAAGCGGCTCGGCCTACGACGAAACGCATTACAAGACCAAAGGCTTCCTGTCGTCGAAGACTACGCATACCAAGACGGCCCTTGACTGGGAACAGGCCCTGTCCACTACCTTCACCGGCGACACCGCCGTGCTGATGGCTGGACGCGACTTGACCGTGGCGGGCTCGAACGTTGGCGCGCAGAAGGATCTGGTGATGTCGGCCGATCGCGACGTCAACATCCTGGCCGGCCAGAACGCCGAGGACAGCTACGACTACAAGATGGTCAAGAAGTCGGGCTTTGGGGCCATGGGTGGTTTCAGCTATGGCTCCAGCAAGCAGACGGATTCGCTCGACAGCAAGAAGGTGTTCCACAGCGCGAGCACCGTGGGCAGCGTCGAAGGCGACGTGCTGATCAACGCCGGCAACGCCCTCAACATCACGGGCAGCAACGTCATTGCACGGCAAGGCGACATCACGCTGATCGGCAAGGAAGTCAACATCGGCGCGGCGCTGGACACCACGCAAGAGAAGGAATTTCATGAGATCAAGCAGACGGGGTTGAGCATTAATGCCAACACGCCTTTGGTCGACGCGATGCAGACCGCGGGAAAAATGGGGGATGCAGCAGGGAAGACCGATAACAAGGTCATGCAAGGACTGGCTTTGGCGACTACCGGTCTTGCCGCGGTCAACGCCTATGACGCTGTCGCGGCCGATCCCAAGAGCGCTGGCGGCGTGAGTGTCAGTATCAACTTTGGAGTAAGCAAGAGCCAAAGCACGACAGATCGCGCGTCGTCTTCCGTTTTGGGATCTACCGTGGCGGCGGGCAAAGACCTGACCATCGTCGCTAAGGGGGCCGGCTCCGCGTCTGACGTCACCGTCACAGGTTCACGCCTGTCAGCGGGGAACAACGCCATCATCAAAGCAGATGGCGACATTCTGCTGCAAGCTGCGCAAAACACCTTTGAGCAGCACACGAAAAACAAGAGCTACAACGGTAGCGTCGGCATTGGGGTCTCAGCGAGCAGTGAAAAAGGCATAGGCGTGATGCTGAACATCGGTGCAGGTGGTGGCAGAGGGCGCGCAGATGGCAAAGACATCAATTGGACGTACACCGATGTGGTTGCCGGCAACGTGTTGGCATTGCAATCGGGCGGCGACACCTCGCTGATTGGTGCGACAGCCAGCGCAGATCAGATCATCGCCTCGGTCGGCAAGAATCTTCGAATCGAGACGCTGCAAGACACCAGCACCTACGATGCCAAGCAGCAGAGCGCCGGCATTCAAGCCAGCATTTGCATTTACGGCTACTGCAAAAGCTCCGTCTCCGGAAATGTCTCGCAAGGCAGGATGGACAGCAATTTCCAGACCGCTACACAGCAGGCGGGGCTGAAAGCGGGTGACGGCGGTTTTCTGGTGAGCGTAGGCCAGAACACCACGCTGATTGGTGGCGTCATATCGAGCAGTGAGCAGGCTGTGGCAGACGGCCTGAATCAGCTGTCCACCGGCACGCTTATCGTCAAAGACTTGCAGAATACCGCGCGCTACAAGGCTGATCAGGTCGCGCTCAGCGGCGGATATAGCTGGGGAGGCAGCGGGGGAGGGGAAGCTAAGCAGGGTGATGTCGGTACGAACTCGAAAGGGCAAGCGGCGGGCGGTGCGGATAAGGTGCCTGGCACGAGCTTACCGACGAACAGCAATGGAATGTCCGCCGGTATGCCCGTGGTCGTTGCGGCGTCTGGGAATGCCGATTCGACGACATACAGTGCGATCAGCGGCGGCAGCGTAGTCATTCGTGATGGGGCTGGCCAACTTGCCCTGACCGGCAAGACTGCGGCGGAGACGATCGCGGCGTTGAACCGGGATACGTCCGATACGTTGAATGCGCTGAAGCCGATCTTTGACAAGGAGAAGATCGAGGCGGGGTTTGAGATTGCGTCAGAAGCCAGTCGGCAGATGGGGCAGTTTTTGACGAATCGGGCGAAGGAAATTGACGCTCTAAAAGCTCGTGCAAAGGACCAGACGCTGTCTCAAGCCGAGCGCGAACAAGCCGCCGCAGCTGCGGAGAAGCTGGATAGTGAGTGGGGGCCGTCTGGGTCTTACCGCCGCGTTGTGGGCGCGATTTCAGCGGGCGCGGCCGGCAATGTGACAGGCAGCGCTGGTGCCTTCGTGCAAGCTGCCGCAGTGAACTATTTCCAGGGTCTAGGCGCATCGCAAGTTAAAAAGCTCGCCGATTCCATGGGTGATGGAGCAGATTCGGAGGCAGCGCGCGCCCTTCTGCATGGAATTGTGGGATGTGCAGGAGCCGCGGCTAGCAGCGGAAATTGTTCCTCCGGTGCATTGGGGGCTGCAGCGAGCTCGGTGCTTGCAAAGCTCATCGGTATGGCTGCGGGCGATGAACTGTCCGCGGAAGAACGTGAAGCGCGTGGCAATTTGATCGCCAGTATTGTGGCCAGCATATCCGAAGCAACTTCGGTGGATACCACCACTAGCACCATCGCGGCTGTGACGGAGTTGACAAATAACGCACTCACTTTGTCCGACCTGAAGCGATTTGGAGCAGAAGCCTCTAGTTGCGAAGCGTTTGGCAATTGCGATGAAGTACAGGAGAAGTTCCGAAAGCTAAGCATCGAAACCCAAGAAACCATGATCGCAGTGTGTGCGGCAGACCCGAACCGCTGCCGGGAACTCTATGGTGATTTTGTCGAGCAAGTTACCGAGTATCGGGAGGAACTGGATAAGTTAAGTGGCATGGACCTTCCTGCGGGCCTTAGGAATGATGTTGCCATATACTTCTTGCACAACGCTGAGGCGGTCAGTATGGTTCTCCATACTGAAATCGCCGCTGATCTTCAGAAGAGATATGGCGTAAGTTCCGAGACGGCCATAAGGCTTGTGGCGGCTGCGAGCGCGGTAGCTGGGTCGATTAAGGGTGTAAAAGCGACAGATGTTGTAGGCGGAGTGCCTCAGATCACCCTTAATCGTCAAAGTGGCGTTGCATTTGAACGCCAAGTGACAGAGGCATTAGGGCATGTTGGTGGGGTGAAGAATACTAATCCGGTAACTGTTCAGCTACCTAACGGCGCGCAGGTAACAACAATTCCTGATCTGTGGGGGACAAACGTCGGGGGGCTTTTGGAGGTTAAAAATGTCCAGAACCTTTCAATGTCTAACCAGTTGCGGGCACAGATTCAAGCTGCAACTGCAATAGGTCAGCCATTGAATCTTGTTGTGAGTCCTAGGACAAATAATATTTCTAGAGAACTTTTGCGCCAAGTTAGAGGTACTGGTGGTGATGTATTCAGATATAACCCTACTACCGGTGACTTGACGAAGTTTTGA